Genomic window (Cryptococcus neoformans var. grubii H99 chromosome 9, complete sequence):
AGCTTTATACACCCAATTCGCCTTTGAATCTCTCAATACCCCTATGttttccatcctccctGCGCCTCTTTCCGGTCTCTACGCCCTCGGAGCGACTACCGGCATTATGATTTACATCGGTCATGAGGAGTCTTCTGCATTTGTCATCACCGACTCTATTGTGAGGTGGGAATGTTCTACGAGTGTACAAATAGGTCAGGCCGATTGTGAATCGCACTTTGAACAATTGcttttggaagatgatctCTTGGATCAGGAATTAAAGACAGCCACGGGCAACGAATCATTGGACCAGGAGGAGAAGCGGAAATtggtgaaggaggtggCAAACTTCGTTTGGACGGAATGTACAGGGGATGACATTGAGGTACCGGCACTTAATGCTAAAGCAGCGATTGTTATTGGTGCCGCCCAAACTtcgggggaagaagatacATTCGATGTCGCCAAAAAGTGAGTGGTCGCTCGTGATGATCCAGCTAATAAATCAGGCTCGTTGGGGACCCCACACCGGCACCAACAAATAATTCGCACAAGAGCAAAAAGCAGCAGGCACAAGCTCTCGCTGCGGCCAATAAGGCAGCAGCCCAAGCAGCTGCtgatgctgctgctcaGGCGGCTTTGCCGCCTCCTGTTGATGCCATTGTCGTCACTGTTCCTTCACTTCCGGAAAAAGAGATACAATTAGGTCCTGTAAGACATCGCATCTGCGAGCCATTGTTCAACGGCAAGTCCGTTGGAGGAGACACATTATACGAAGCTGTTGGAAGGGCTGTGGAAAATGCTAGTCTTAGCACAGGGGAGAAGCTCGCTGTTTGGGAAGGTGTAGGTGTTATTGGAGAAGTTGCCAAGATAAAATGTAAGAgcgctcatcatcgtcttgTTATGGATAGCTAACTACTTCATAGCCTTCTCCCCTGCTCTCGTCACCTATCTATCCCCTTACTTACTTTCATCCTCTGAACTTCCTTCCGACTGTCAACCTTCAAAAATGCGTCTTCTCAGTATACCAGACTACTTTGCCAACTTCAAAAAGACTACAACGGAGTTGGCGCCATTTTTGGGAGGGACCCT
Coding sequences:
- a CDS encoding RNA polymerase II transcription factor, whose product is MALSLKDMRPLVVHCDTDYIRAGFAVGELFPRPSVILRACYAIPIASSSKTADANGDTRVADGDVDAPSKSGWLVGDELTGAQKENNWESNLELRWPFRPSKVVDDWEGREYIMSHLLALLGINIQTNSSPLLLIPPPSPPTFTLSTQALYTQFAFESLNTPMFSILPAPLSGLYALGATTGIMIYIGHEESSAFVITDSIVRWECSTSVQIGQADCESHFEQLLLEDDLLDQELKTATGNESLDQEEKRKLVKEVANFVWTECTGDDIEVPALNAKAAIVIGAAQTSGEEDTFDVAKKLVGDPTPAPTNNSHKSKKQQAQALAAANKAAAQAAADAAAQAALPPPVDAIVVTVPSLPEKEIQLGPVRHRICEPLFNGKSVGGDTLYEAVGRAVENASLSTGEKLAVWEGVGVIGEVAKIKSFSPALVTYLSPYLLSSSELPSDCQPSKMRLLSIPDYFANFKKTTTELAPFLGGTLVAKVAFTDSTGKHSVSKVDYNTKGPEAIYVVTGEDR